Proteins found in one Paenibacillus borealis genomic segment:
- a CDS encoding energy-coupling factor ABC transporter ATP-binding protein: MSLRDGQHRRPVLQGISIHIGRGEWVALTGANGCGKTSLIRTFNGLNTPSGGSLSVAGLDLRLPQNRAAVKQHVQLVFQNPEAQTVGSTPFEDIAFGLENRGLDRSLMIARIHDILQQVGLAHKAEADVASLSGGERQRLAVGCCLALEAGMIIFDEATSMLDPAGRRDILGLARELWKSGTTVLWVTQRMEELAESPRIAVMGDGQLLYDGDPRTLFYASELPDTLGWTPSPVVRIGRLLQRQGWPLHLLPLTEPQLEAML, encoded by the coding sequence TTGTCTTTACGGGATGGCCAGCACAGGCGCCCGGTACTGCAAGGGATTAGTATCCATATCGGGCGGGGAGAATGGGTTGCGCTCACAGGAGCCAACGGCTGCGGCAAAACCTCGCTGATCCGCACCTTCAACGGACTGAATACCCCGTCAGGAGGCAGTCTGTCCGTCGCCGGACTGGATCTGCGCTTGCCTCAGAACCGCGCGGCTGTGAAGCAGCATGTCCAACTGGTATTTCAGAACCCCGAGGCACAGACGGTTGGTTCTACGCCTTTTGAGGACATTGCTTTCGGGCTGGAGAACCGCGGTCTGGACCGGAGTCTGATGATTGCGCGAATCCATGATATTCTGCAGCAGGTAGGACTGGCCCACAAAGCAGAAGCGGATGTCGCCAGTCTGTCAGGCGGGGAACGCCAGCGCCTGGCTGTCGGCTGCTGCCTTGCACTGGAAGCCGGCATGATCATCTTCGATGAGGCCACCTCTATGCTGGACCCTGCGGGAAGACGGGATATTCTCGGGCTGGCCCGGGAATTATGGAAGAGCGGCACAACCGTGCTCTGGGTCACGCAGCGGATGGAGGAACTGGCCGAGAGTCCGCGCATTGCCGTTATGGGCGATGGCCAGCTGCTCTATGACGGCGATCCGCGCACCCTGTTCTACGCCTCGGAACTGCCGGATACGCTCGGCTGGACTCCATCCCCTGTAGTGCGCATCGGAAGACTGCTGCAGCGGCAGGGCTGGCCGCTCCATCTGCTCCCGCTGACCGAGCCGCAGCTGGAGGCGATGTTATGA
- a CDS encoding ATP-binding cassette domain-containing protein, translated as MRIVAEHLSFHYDGRYAVQDISLNIHAGTLTVLCGVNGSGKSTLLRLLAGLEQPSSGSIIHEDTEPADRKAGETVSMVFQQPETQLFADSVYKDIEYGLTQRGVPKVQRDGIIRSALAQTGLPYDEYAARSPFLLSGGEKRRVCLAGAIASRPGFLILDEPTAGLDPQAAQSLLEMVQELRQSGLTLIIGTHDLDSFLPVADGVIVMKQGAVHYDGPAPALTADPSLLTGAGLTPPAYASIGRRLVERGLLEVLPDTLEELLAGLGEHPLPVPQFVSTPADARREPGEGQRSETESPPPSGAAPGLSDATQGPSSEALASMIPQAIYGEPATSEPLSIKQAPGQSRWQGLDPRVKWLGMIIGSLTVLGMDTFLPLLLTAGLLAGLTVSAGISWRRAFRFFRPFLLMFLFLWLLSGLSWNSPGFSLGPLGFSSAGLERGGISVLRFLLLIVLGFLFTETTTGAPLREGLEWGIAPLRHLGIRTRNWSLAVSVTLQFVPWILGKLTQLQLALSSRGRRARGLTRWSPRQIALIIVPLLILVLALGDELATAVESRGYDPAKQRTPVYQLAWNKRDTWVALCILTAAGLLWWVSRIS; from the coding sequence ATGAGGATTGTGGCAGAGCATCTCTCCTTCCATTACGACGGCAGGTACGCAGTGCAGGATATCTCACTAAATATCCATGCAGGCACGCTGACAGTCCTCTGCGGAGTTAACGGAAGCGGCAAGTCCACCCTGCTGCGCCTGCTCGCCGGACTGGAGCAACCGTCGTCCGGCAGTATCATTCATGAAGATACGGAGCCCGCGGACCGCAAGGCCGGAGAAACCGTATCTATGGTATTTCAGCAGCCGGAAACCCAGCTGTTCGCGGACAGCGTATACAAGGATATCGAATACGGCCTGACACAGCGCGGTGTGCCTAAGGTGCAGCGGGACGGTATCATCCGCAGCGCCCTCGCCCAGACCGGGCTGCCTTATGACGAATACGCGGCACGTTCCCCCTTCCTGCTAAGCGGAGGCGAGAAACGGCGGGTCTGCCTTGCGGGAGCAATAGCCTCCCGGCCCGGGTTTCTCATTCTCGATGAGCCGACCGCAGGACTGGACCCGCAGGCGGCACAGTCGCTGCTGGAAATGGTACAGGAGCTGCGGCAGAGCGGCCTGACTCTAATCATCGGCACACATGATCTGGACAGCTTTCTGCCGGTTGCCGACGGGGTGATCGTGATGAAGCAGGGGGCTGTCCATTATGACGGCCCTGCTCCGGCGCTGACAGCCGATCCCAGTCTGCTGACCGGTGCCGGTCTCACGCCTCCGGCTTATGCCTCGATAGGCCGCAGGCTTGTGGAACGCGGCCTGCTTGAAGTATTGCCGGACACTCTGGAGGAGCTGCTGGCCGGACTGGGTGAGCATCCACTGCCCGTTCCGCAGTTTGTCAGCACTCCTGCGGACGCCCGCAGGGAGCCAGGCGAAGGACAACGAAGCGAGACGGAATCTCCCCCGCCAAGCGGAGCCGCACCGGGTCTATCGGACGCCACGCAAGGCCCGTCAAGCGAGGCCTTGGCTTCAATGATTCCTCAGGCAATTTACGGGGAGCCCGCAACATCTGAACCCTTATCAATCAAACAAGCCCCTGGCCAATCACGCTGGCAGGGACTGGACCCCCGGGTCAAATGGCTCGGGATGATTATCGGTTCATTGACCGTACTGGGCATGGATACCTTTCTCCCGCTGCTGCTGACCGCTGGCCTGCTGGCCGGGCTTACGGTTTCGGCCGGGATTTCCTGGCGGAGAGCCTTCCGCTTCTTCCGCCCGTTCCTCCTCATGTTTCTGTTCCTCTGGCTGCTGTCCGGGCTCAGCTGGAACTCGCCCGGCTTCAGCCTCGGGCCGCTCGGCTTCAGTTCTGCGGGACTTGAGCGCGGAGGGATCAGCGTGCTGCGGTTTCTGCTGCTGATCGTCCTCGGCTTCCTGTTCACCGAGACGACTACCGGCGCTCCGCTGCGCGAAGGGCTGGAATGGGGAATTGCTCCGCTGAGACATCTTGGAATCCGGACCCGCAACTGGTCGCTGGCTGTATCCGTGACCCTGCAGTTCGTGCCCTGGATTCTCGGCAAGTTGACACAGCTGCAGCTGGCGCTGAGTTCACGGGGCAGACGGGCCCGCGGACTGACGCGCTGGTCTCCGCGGCAGATTGCTTTGATTATCGTGCCGCTGCTGATTCTTGTCCTGGCCCTGGGCGACGAGCTGGCTACAGCCGTTGAATCGCGCGGGTATGATCCCGCTAAGCAGCGGACCCCAGTCTATCAGCTCGCCTGGAACAAACGCGATACATGGGTTGCGCTATGTATCCTGACGGCAGCGGGCCTGTTATGGTGGGTTTCCCGGATCAGCTAA
- a CDS encoding nitroreductase family protein, with the protein MGNAVMEIMEKRKSVRTYETTPIDTAAHNSIMEYLDKEENLRGPFGGISGIEWIWAKGGAGEGKGMKLGAYGIIMNPQAYLVGSVRNEKLALLEFGYTFQKLILFATGLGLGTCWIGGTFNRKSFTRELELAEGEIIPCITPLGYAREKQRLLDTTMRYVVRADNKKPWQELFCDSDFSKKLTPEAAGKLAVPIEMVRIGPSASNKQPWRLVLSPDRQMVHFYLQHTPNYSGNKLGFQMQRIDIGIAACNFELACRELDIAGTWTIQDPGIEAGSPHTEYMLSYTLS; encoded by the coding sequence ATGGGGAATGCAGTAATGGAAATTATGGAGAAACGCAAGTCTGTACGGACTTATGAAACCACACCGATTGATACGGCAGCCCATAACTCTATTATGGAGTACCTGGATAAGGAAGAGAATTTGCGCGGTCCTTTTGGCGGGATATCGGGGATTGAATGGATCTGGGCCAAAGGCGGGGCGGGGGAAGGCAAGGGTATGAAGCTGGGCGCTTACGGGATCATTATGAATCCGCAGGCTTATCTGGTAGGCTCCGTGCGTAATGAGAAGCTGGCACTGCTGGAGTTCGGATATACTTTTCAGAAGCTGATTCTTTTTGCGACCGGGCTGGGGCTTGGAACCTGCTGGATTGGCGGAACCTTCAACCGCAAATCCTTCACCCGTGAGCTTGAGCTTGCCGAAGGGGAGATTATTCCCTGCATTACGCCGCTTGGCTACGCACGGGAGAAGCAGCGCCTGCTGGATACGACGATGCGTTATGTGGTCAGAGCTGACAATAAGAAGCCTTGGCAGGAGCTCTTCTGCGACAGTGATTTCAGCAAAAAGCTGACACCGGAAGCCGCCGGAAAGCTGGCCGTCCCCATCGAGATGGTCCGGATCGGACCTTCAGCCTCCAACAAGCAGCCCTGGAGACTTGTCTTGTCTCCAGACCGGCAGATGGTGCATTTCTATCTGCAGCATACGCCTAATTACAGCGGTAACAAGCTTGGGTTCCAGATGCAGCGGATAGATATCGGCATTGCCGCCTGCAATTTCGAGCTGGCCTGCCGGGAGCTGGATATCGCCGGAACCTGGACTATCCAAGATCCGGGCATAGAGGCCGGCAGCCCGCATACGGAATACATGCTCAGCTATACACTTAGCTGA
- the mprF gene encoding bifunctional lysylphosphatidylglycerol flippase/synthetase MprF: MHSMKQRLERFRFVRLLLSIYRIKAVRALFPLLIIGLVYWEGQNELKQIHLGKIIHELKAVPAPDILQMLGISLLSVAVMSTYDYLIRGHFRLQTSYLSTFRYAWIANTFNNMIGFAGLAGAGLRTLLYKKNGVPSSVLAPAIVFLSPLMITGLSLLSWGTLTGLLPADALLHEHRWLVFAVWGMALYLPLFVILQRSSLFAKWINRGQGRTSWLTVAASVGASFLEWAFAGLTFWMIAGQLLGGAPFVTVFSIYVVAAIAGILSMAPGGIGAFDLIALLGLTQLGIRSDQAMAVLVIYRLFYYIVPWLIGLALAALEIGLPGKKGTERSGDRVETPVTVWQRIWGWPGQYTFLSDLGVWALGKLVLASGLILLLSAATPELLYRLRITEELLSLPVMQISHHLSVLIGFMLILLSRGISLRVYRAYVWTSLLLFGGAVFAFTKGFDYEEALFLLLVALILWISRTRFYRISVPFSTRSILWWLALTSAVALSYYWLGSYSHHGFLKHLPAGIRPEWLRQHSNVAVTAAGGLILSWLLLTMLAALRPQRKADGLFADKDMARLEQFLAEGWGNALSHMLFLGDKSFYWAREGRVLFAFTRVRDKLVVLGDPLGPVGLANDAISEFRQAADLYGLSLVFYQATPAYLPVYHEHGYRFFKLGEEALVPLEDFKVSGPRNANLRSVRSRFEREGYVFEIAEPTHSPDLLQELRALSEEWLGGRLEKGYSLGWFSKPYLQLAPLALLRAADGHILAFASIAPGYDGHKTVSIDLMRHRKNTPNGTMDYLFLCLLEWAKSRGFRSFNLGHAPLSSVGRNTGALREEKVARLVFERGGHWYGFSGLRRYKEKFGPQWEPRYLAYPASLPLYLLTLDLVRLVSRHPEDKE; encoded by the coding sequence ATGCATTCTATGAAACAGAGACTGGAACGCTTCAGATTCGTGCGGCTGCTTCTATCCATCTACCGGATTAAGGCGGTAAGGGCGCTTTTTCCGCTGCTGATTATCGGCCTTGTCTATTGGGAAGGGCAGAATGAGCTGAAGCAGATTCATTTGGGGAAGATCATTCATGAATTAAAAGCAGTCCCCGCGCCGGACATTCTGCAGATGCTGGGTATTTCCCTGCTCTCCGTTGCGGTCATGAGTACTTATGATTATTTAATCCGCGGGCATTTCCGCTTGCAGACCAGTTACTTAAGCACCTTCCGCTATGCCTGGATTGCTAATACGTTCAATAACATGATCGGCTTTGCCGGTCTGGCCGGAGCCGGCCTACGGACACTGCTCTACAAGAAGAACGGTGTGCCTTCGTCCGTGCTGGCACCGGCCATCGTATTTCTGTCACCGCTGATGATTACAGGGCTGTCGCTGCTCTCCTGGGGCACCCTTACCGGACTCCTTCCGGCGGATGCCCTTCTGCATGAACATCGCTGGCTGGTATTTGCGGTGTGGGGAATGGCCCTCTATTTGCCGTTATTTGTGATTCTCCAGCGTTCCTCGCTGTTCGCCAAGTGGATTAACCGGGGGCAGGGCAGAACCTCATGGCTTACGGTAGCGGCTTCCGTAGGAGCTTCCTTCCTGGAGTGGGCTTTTGCCGGACTGACCTTCTGGATGATTGCCGGTCAGCTGCTCGGAGGTGCCCCGTTTGTTACGGTCTTCAGTATTTATGTCGTTGCCGCCATTGCAGGCATTCTAAGCATGGCTCCCGGAGGCATCGGCGCCTTCGACCTGATTGCCTTGCTTGGGCTTACCCAGCTGGGAATCCGGAGCGATCAGGCTATGGCTGTGCTCGTCATCTACAGATTATTCTATTATATTGTGCCCTGGCTGATCGGACTGGCGCTGGCAGCGCTGGAGATCGGCCTGCCTGGTAAGAAGGGGACTGAACGCAGCGGAGACAGAGTCGAAACTCCCGTTACAGTATGGCAGAGAATATGGGGCTGGCCCGGCCAATACACCTTCCTCAGTGACCTGGGAGTCTGGGCACTCGGCAAGCTGGTGCTGGCCAGCGGCCTGATTCTGCTGCTGTCCGCAGCTACGCCTGAGCTGCTCTACCGGCTGCGGATCACGGAGGAGCTGTTGTCCCTGCCGGTCATGCAGATCTCGCATCATCTGTCCGTGCTGATCGGCTTCATGCTGATCCTGCTGTCGCGGGGCATCTCCCTGCGTGTCTACAGGGCCTATGTCTGGACCAGTCTGCTGCTCTTCGGCGGAGCGGTATTTGCCTTTACAAAGGGATTCGATTATGAGGAAGCTCTGTTCCTATTGCTGGTAGCCTTGATCCTCTGGATCTCACGGACCCGGTTCTACCGGATCAGTGTACCGTTCAGTACCAGAAGTATTCTATGGTGGCTGGCCCTGACCTCAGCTGTAGCGCTCAGTTATTACTGGCTGGGGAGCTATTCGCACCACGGCTTCCTGAAGCATCTCCCTGCCGGGATCCGGCCGGAATGGCTGCGGCAGCACAGTAATGTTGCGGTTACGGCTGCAGGCGGGCTGATCCTCTCCTGGCTGCTGCTGACGATGCTTGCAGCCCTCAGGCCGCAGCGCAAGGCAGATGGGCTCTTCGCGGATAAGGATATGGCGCGGCTGGAGCAGTTTCTGGCGGAAGGCTGGGGCAATGCCTTAAGCCATATGCTGTTTCTGGGCGACAAAAGCTTCTACTGGGCCCGGGAGGGCAGAGTATTATTCGCTTTTACCAGAGTGAGGGACAAGCTGGTGGTACTTGGCGATCCGCTGGGGCCGGTGGGCCTGGCCAATGATGCAATCAGCGAGTTCCGCCAGGCGGCGGATTTGTATGGACTCTCCTTAGTGTTCTACCAGGCTACACCGGCCTACCTTCCGGTGTACCACGAGCATGGCTACCGGTTCTTCAAGCTGGGTGAGGAAGCACTGGTGCCGCTTGAGGACTTCAAGGTCAGCGGCCCCCGGAATGCCAACCTGCGCAGTGTGAGAAGCCGGTTTGAACGTGAGGGATATGTCTTTGAGATTGCTGAGCCAACACATTCCCCTGACCTGCTGCAGGAGCTCCGGGCACTGTCCGAGGAATGGCTGGGCGGACGCCTGGAAAAAGGATATTCGCTGGGCTGGTTCAGCAAGCCGTATCTGCAGCTGGCCCCGCTGGCGCTGCTGCGCGCAGCTGACGGGCATATTTTGGCTTTTGCCTCCATTGCCCCGGGCTATGACGGACACAAGACTGTGTCCATTGATCTCATGCGCCACCGCAAGAATACCCCAAACGGGACTATGGATTATTTGTTCCTGTGTCTGCTGGAGTGGGCGAAGTCACGGGGGTTCCGCAGCTTTAATCTGGGGCATGCCCCGCTGTCCAGCGTCGGCCGGAATACCGGAGCGCTGCGTGAGGAGAAGGTGGCCCGCCTGGTCTTTGAACGCGGCGGCCATTGGTACGGATTCTCCGGCCTGCGGCGGTATAAGGAGAAATTCGGTCCCCAGTGGGAGCCGCGGTATCTGGCGTATCCTGCTTCACTTCCCCTTTATCTCTTAACGCTGGATCTGGTCAGGCTGGTGTCCCGTCATCCGGAAGATAAGGAATAA
- a CDS encoding FlxA-like family protein has translation MNISSVSASTSTTYTSSSATDTAALEKQKAKLEADLEKVSSSKDDEKTKETKTKQLEQQIKQIEAQIAQKSQSASSASSAGSAAATPEKPADSSKLAAASAQEIATATTDSEGRFDIRV, from the coding sequence ATGAATATTTCATCCGTATCCGCTTCAACATCTACCACGTATACTTCCTCCAGTGCAACGGATACAGCTGCGCTTGAGAAGCAGAAGGCGAAGCTGGAAGCTGATCTTGAGAAGGTGAGCTCCAGCAAAGACGACGAGAAGACCAAGGAAACCAAGACCAAACAGCTTGAGCAGCAGATCAAGCAGATCGAAGCGCAAATTGCCCAAAAGTCACAGAGCGCCAGCAGCGCCTCTTCGGCTGGAAGCGCAGCTGCAACACCGGAGAAGCCTGCTGACAGCAGCAAGCTGGCAGCGGCATCTGCGCAGGAAATCGCTACCGCAACCACTGACAGCGAAGGAAGATTTGACATTCGGGTATAA
- a CDS encoding DMT family transporter, producing the protein MSRKDFSVLLLLAFAWGASFLFMRIASPELGPVFTTELRVTLAGAALLLYAFVTRRKLGILKHWKQFLLLGAINAALPFTLICMAELHLSASLAAILNTTTPMFAALAVWGTRQEKPGLAKSAGLVLGLVGVAVLVGWSPVPLTSTVLLSAGFSLCAALSYAFGGLYASRVGSGLTPLALAAGQQLGASVVLLPLAVIFAPDHLPSAAAVYSVLGLSLICTSVAYLLYFRLIASVGPVKTVSVTFLVPVFGLLWGVIFLHEPVYANTLAGLVIILLSVTLVNRKPGKS; encoded by the coding sequence ATGAGCCGCAAGGATTTCTCGGTACTGCTGCTGCTTGCCTTCGCCTGGGGAGCCTCCTTCCTGTTCATGCGGATCGCTTCTCCGGAGCTCGGACCGGTCTTCACGACCGAGCTGCGTGTTACGCTTGCCGGAGCGGCCTTGCTGCTCTATGCGTTTGTGACCCGGCGCAAGCTGGGCATCCTGAAGCACTGGAAGCAGTTCCTGCTGCTCGGTGCCATTAATGCCGCGCTTCCGTTCACCCTGATCTGCATGGCTGAGCTGCATCTGAGTGCTTCGCTGGCGGCAATCCTTAATACCACGACTCCGATGTTTGCGGCCCTTGCCGTCTGGGGAACCCGGCAGGAGAAGCCGGGCCTGGCCAAGTCGGCCGGACTGGTCCTTGGTTTAGTCGGCGTAGCTGTTCTGGTCGGCTGGAGTCCGGTGCCGCTCACAAGTACAGTACTCTTGTCTGCAGGTTTCTCTCTCTGCGCCGCATTGTCCTATGCATTCGGAGGATTGTACGCTTCACGTGTAGGCTCCGGCCTCACACCGCTAGCGCTTGCTGCCGGACAACAGCTGGGGGCAAGCGTGGTGCTGCTGCCGCTGGCGGTTATTTTTGCCCCGGATCATCTGCCGTCTGCCGCCGCTGTATATTCCGTACTCGGTTTGTCGCTGATCTGTACCTCGGTGGCTTATCTGCTGTATTTCCGGCTGATCGCCAGCGTCGGCCCGGTCAAGACCGTCAGCGTCACGTTTCTCGTGCCGGTATTCGGTCTGTTATGGGGAGTGATCTTCCTGCATGAGCCGGTCTATGCGAATACCCTTGCCGGGCTGGTTATCATCCTGCTGAGCGTAACACTGGTTAACCGGAAGCCGGGCAAGTCGTAA
- a CDS encoding multidrug effflux MFS transporter, with protein sequence MIKQNHISSLAEGGPSKKQRLQLAVILGAIATIGPLSIDMYLPALPALSAHFATSPAMVQLSLTFFLLGLASGQLVAGPLSDVHGRRVPLFIGMVIYALSSLLCAFSPSIGLLVFLRFIQGLAGSVGVVISRAAVRDMYSGSELTKFFSLLMIVNGLGPIFAPVIGGQLLRVTTWQGVFIVLFVFGLLFAAIILLRLPETLPKERRIKSGLKGTLLTFRILLGNAKFMGYALSQGFVTAAMFAYISGSSFVLQIIYGVSPQMYSLIFAVNGLGIIISGQIAGRLSGRVGERKLLISGLLLCTSGGVLLLVTLLAGGGLLPILVCLFAVVSSVGLVSTTSFSLAMQDQGETAGSASALLGLLPLLLGSCAAPLVGLGGSGSAVPMALVIAGAGALSILSYALLCRRTDKP encoded by the coding sequence ATGATTAAGCAAAACCATATTTCAAGCCTTGCGGAGGGCGGGCCATCGAAGAAACAGCGGCTGCAGCTGGCGGTCATTCTGGGGGCCATCGCCACGATTGGCCCTCTGTCGATTGATATGTATCTGCCTGCTCTGCCTGCGCTTAGCGCCCATTTCGCTACCAGCCCGGCCATGGTGCAGCTCAGCCTGACCTTCTTCCTGCTGGGACTGGCCTCGGGCCAGCTGGTGGCCGGACCGCTCAGCGATGTGCATGGACGCCGTGTTCCGCTCTTTATCGGTATGGTGATTTACGCGTTATCGTCACTGCTCTGTGCGTTCAGTCCTTCTATCGGCCTGCTGGTATTTCTGCGGTTCATCCAGGGGCTGGCCGGATCGGTGGGTGTGGTCATCTCCCGGGCGGCGGTCCGTGATATGTACAGCGGCTCGGAATTAACCAAGTTCTTCTCGTTGCTGATGATCGTCAACGGGCTGGGGCCGATCTTCGCTCCTGTCATCGGGGGACAGCTGCTGAGAGTAACCACCTGGCAGGGCGTGTTTATAGTATTGTTTGTGTTCGGACTGCTTTTTGCGGCCATTATTCTGCTGCGTCTGCCGGAGACATTGCCCAAAGAACGCCGGATCAAAAGCGGACTCAAAGGAACGCTGCTCACCTTCCGTATCCTGCTCGGCAATGCCAAGTTTATGGGCTATGCCCTCTCCCAGGGCTTTGTTACAGCAGCCATGTTCGCTTATATATCCGGTTCTTCCTTCGTATTGCAGATTATTTACGGGGTATCGCCGCAAATGTACAGCCTGATCTTCGCTGTTAACGGGCTCGGCATTATTATCTCCGGGCAGATTGCCGGCCGGTTGTCGGGAAGAGTCGGGGAGCGCAAGCTGCTGATTAGCGGCCTGCTGCTCTGTACATCCGGCGGTGTCCTGCTGCTGGTTACCCTCCTTGCCGGAGGCGGACTGCTGCCGATTCTGGTCTGCCTGTTCGCTGTGGTCTCCAGTGTGGGTCTTGTGAGCACAACCAGCTTCTCGCTTGCCATGCAGGATCAGGGGGAAACGGCAGGGAGTGCCTCTGCGCTTCTGGGTCTGCTCCCCTTGCTGCTGGGCAGCTGTGCTGCACCGTTAGTTGGACTTGGCGGCAGCGGCTCTGCAGTGCCGATGGCGCTGGTCATTGCGGGAGCAGGCGCCCTGTCCATTCTATCGTATGCGCTGCTCTGCAGAAGGACGGACAAGCCATGA
- a CDS encoding alpha/beta hydrolase: MTHVFHQGTDLKLPTLVLFHGTGGNEHDLLPLAELLAPGASVLGIRGNVLENGMPRFFRRLAEGIFDEEDLIFRTHEVKQFLDEAAAKYGFDSGNLVAVGYSNGANIAGSLLFHYGGLFRAAVLLHPMVPLRGLAIPSLQGVPVFIGAGTNDPIIRSEETRELESLLSGAGAEVTSHWGNQGHRLSTAEAEAARDWLASLTVSGQ; the protein is encoded by the coding sequence ATGACTCATGTATTCCATCAAGGTACCGATTTGAAGCTGCCGACACTGGTGTTATTCCACGGTACAGGCGGCAACGAGCATGATCTGCTGCCGCTGGCCGAGCTGCTGGCTCCCGGCGCTTCGGTACTGGGCATTCGCGGCAATGTGCTGGAGAATGGCATGCCGCGCTTCTTCCGGCGGCTGGCTGAAGGAATATTCGACGAGGAGGATCTGATCTTCCGCACTCACGAGGTGAAGCAGTTCCTGGATGAGGCTGCAGCGAAGTACGGATTCGATTCAGGCAATCTGGTTGCTGTGGGTTACTCCAACGGTGCGAACATCGCAGGCAGCCTGCTCTTCCACTACGGAGGCCTCTTCCGCGCGGCGGTCCTGCTGCATCCGATGGTTCCGCTGCGGGGCCTTGCGATTCCGTCGCTGCAGGGGGTTCCGGTCTTTATCGGGGCAGGGACCAATGATCCGATTATCCGCTCTGAAGAGACCCGTGAGCTGGAATCCCTGCTGAGCGGCGCGGGAGCCGAAGTCACCTCGCACTGGGGCAATCAGGGACACCGCTTGAGCACCGCCGAAGCTGAAGCGGCCAGGGACTGGCTGGCCAGTCTCACAGTTTCCGGACAATAA
- a CDS encoding ring-cleaving dioxygenase, with protein MTMQTAGIHHITAFVGDAQRNADFYAGILGLRLVKKTINFDAPEVYHLYFGNEQGAPGTIITFFPWSTGRKGRIGGGQVGVTTYAVPAGSIGFWEQRLAAYQIPVTKASRIGESYLSFADFDGLRIELVEREEGALSTWSFAGVPVEHAIKGFGGAVLYSTAPDKTADTLSRTLGMERIAEGDGYIRYRAAGDIGNIIDLKATPVPQGAGGTGTVHHIAWRAKDDAEQLEWGRRVQSHGYQPTPVQDRQYFNAIYFREEGGILFEIATDPPGFARDEAPDALGQKLMLPAWFEPQRAVIEQNLSPFEIREIGVTQK; from the coding sequence ATGACTATGCAAACTGCAGGAATTCATCATATCACCGCTTTTGTAGGAGACGCCCAGCGTAACGCTGATTTCTATGCCGGAATTCTTGGACTGCGCCTTGTCAAAAAAACCATCAACTTCGACGCGCCTGAGGTTTACCACCTCTACTTCGGCAATGAGCAGGGTGCGCCGGGTACCATTATTACCTTCTTCCCTTGGTCAACCGGACGCAAGGGAAGAATCGGCGGCGGTCAGGTGGGCGTAACCACTTATGCTGTGCCGGCAGGCTCCATCGGGTTCTGGGAGCAGCGGCTGGCCGCTTATCAGATTCCGGTTACCAAGGCAAGCCGGATTGGCGAGTCTTATCTCTCCTTCGCGGACTTCGACGGTTTGCGGATTGAGCTGGTGGAACGTGAAGAGGGTGCCTTGAGCACCTGGTCCTTCGCCGGAGTACCCGTAGAGCATGCGATCAAAGGCTTCGGAGGGGCTGTCCTATACAGCACTGCACCGGACAAAACAGCAGATACCCTCTCCCGTACGCTGGGAATGGAGCGGATTGCTGAAGGTGACGGCTACATCCGGTACAGAGCTGCCGGTGATATCGGGAATATCATCGATCTGAAGGCTACTCCGGTTCCCCAGGGGGCTGGCGGCACAGGTACCGTCCATCACATCGCCTGGCGCGCCAAAGATGATGCCGAGCAGCTGGAATGGGGCCGCCGCGTACAGAGCCACGGCTACCAGCCGACTCCGGTGCAGGACCGCCAGTACTTCAATGCCATCTACTTCCGTGAGGAAGGCGGAATCCTGTTCGAGATTGCGACCGATCCTCCCGGCTTCGCCCGTGACGAAGCACCGGATGCACTGGGCCAGAAGCTGATGCTTCCGGCATGGTTCGAGCCGCAGCGTGCGGTGATAGAACAGAACCTAAGCCCGTTTGAAATCCGCGAAATCGGGGTGACGCAGAAATGA
- a CDS encoding DoxX family protein, with protein MVSVGLLLMRLVIGVAFIGHGAQKLFGWFGGYGPKGTGGWMESIGIKPGVRMAVLAGLMELIGGLLFTLGLLTPVAAVLIAATMLGAIVKVHAPNGFWSTANGIEFPLTVLVVAVGVALAGPGSISLDALFFK; from the coding sequence ATGGTTAGTGTAGGTTTATTGTTGATGAGATTGGTAATTGGTGTAGCGTTTATCGGGCATGGTGCACAGAAGCTGTTCGGCTGGTTCGGCGGTTACGGCCCCAAAGGTACAGGCGGCTGGATGGAGTCGATCGGCATTAAGCCCGGCGTACGGATGGCAGTATTGGCAGGTCTGATGGAGCTGATCGGAGGCCTGCTGTTCACACTTGGTCTGCTGACTCCGGTGGCTGCTGTGCTGATTGCCGCAACCATGCTTGGCGCGATTGTCAAAGTCCATGCTCCTAACGGATTCTGGTCTACGGCTAACGGGATCGAGTTTCCATTAACGGTGCTGGTGGTTGCGGTCGGAGTGGCACTGGCGGGTCCGGGTTCGATTTCACTTGATGCACTTTTCTTTAAATAA